The Aedes aegypti strain LVP_AGWG chromosome 3, AaegL5.0 Primary Assembly, whole genome shotgun sequence genome contains a region encoding:
- the LOC5566891 gene encoding carbonic anhydrase 6 isoform X2, whose translation MSCTALAVLAFLCVAVNCDVYFTYGPGVEQWGLISKFCDGDRQSPIDLDSKLVQTVAGGKPLELTNVCENPTKVRVHNNGHTACRIQRQRVLFFKEVH comes from the exons ATGAGCTGTACAGCGTTGGCAGTGCTCGCATTCTTGTGCGTTGCTGTCAACTGTGATG TTTACTTCACATACGGTCCTGGAGTCGAACAATGGGGTCTAATCAGCAAATTCTGCGACGGAGACAGGCAAAGCCCTATCGATTTGGACTCGAAGCTGGTGCAAACTGTGGCGGGAGGAAAACCCCTGGAACTGACAAACGTTTGTGAGAATCCGACTAAGGTTCGCGTGCACAACAATGGCCACACAG CCTGTCGTATCCAGCGTCAAAGGGTGTTATTCTTCAAGGAGGTCCACTAG
- the LOC5566891 gene encoding carbonic anhydrase 2 isoform X1 has translation MSCTALAVLAFLCVAVNCDVYFTYGPGVEQWGLISKFCDGDRQSPIDLDSKLVQTVAGGKPLELTNVCENPTKVRVHNNGHTVVFSLSYPASKGVILQGGPLEGTFKFSSLHFHWDAEHTVDMERFPLEMHMVFYNQEYGSVHKAQFQPNGLAVLGYFFAERSGAEARRWIDSLKSVKAAGSKYTFVHPNYMNLAKIIGRKVKSYFYYPGSLTTPLCYETVSWIIQKAPLTISPAQMKLFNSLKAKHGLMKNNYRPLQDLNGRSILFYEN, from the exons ATGAGCTGTACAGCGTTGGCAGTGCTCGCATTCTTGTGCGTTGCTGTCAACTGTGATG TTTACTTCACATACGGTCCTGGAGTCGAACAATGGGGTCTAATCAGCAAATTCTGCGACGGAGACAGGCAAAGCCCTATCGATTTGGACTCGAAGCTGGTGCAAACTGTGGCGGGAGGAAAACCCCTGGAACTGACAAACGTTTGTGAGAATCCGACTAAGGTTCGCGTGCACAACAATGGCCACACAG TTGTTTTCAGCCTGTCGTATCCAGCGTCAAAGGGTGTTATTCTTCAAGGAGGTCCACTAGAAGGGACTTTCAAATTCTCCAGCTTACATTTTCACTGGGATGCAGAACACACGGTAGATATGGAGAGGTTCCCTCTCGAAATGCACATGGTTTTCTACAACCAGGAGTACGGTTCTGTGCACAAGGCTCAATTTCAACCGAACGGATTGGCGGTATTGGGGTATTTTTTCGCTGAACGCTCGGGAGCAGAAGCACGACGCTGGATAGACTCTTTGAAATCAGTGAAGGCCGCAGGATCTAAATACACTTTTGTCCATCCAAACTACATGAACCTAGCAAAAATTATTGGGCGTAAAGTAAAATCGTACTTCTACTATCCAGGAAGCTTAACAACTCCACTGTGTTACGAAACGGTATCATGGATTATTCAGAAAGCACCATTGACAATCAGCCCGGCACAGATGAAGCTTTTCAACAGCCTGAAGGCAAAACATGGTTTGATGAAGAACAATTACAGACCGCTGCAGGATCTAAATGGGAGAAGTATACTGTTTTatgaaaattga